The following are from one region of the Bos mutus isolate GX-2022 chromosome 18, NWIPB_WYAK_1.1, whole genome shotgun sequence genome:
- the LOC102276713 gene encoding galectin-7 produces MAGSFNVPHKTSLPEGIRVGTVLRIRGLVPDKAGRFYMNLLCGEEPGSDAALHFNPRLDESTVVFNTLERGTWGAEERGSGIPFQRGQPFDVLLIATEEGFKAVIADSEYHHFRYRIPPGRVRMLEVGGDLQLELVKIF; encoded by the exons ATGGCCGGGAGCTTT AACGTCCCCCACAAGACCTCGCTGCCCGAGGGCATCCGAGTGGGCACTGTGTTGAGAATTCGTGGTTTAGTCCCCGACAAGGCTGGCAG GTTCTACATGAACCTGCTGTGCGGTGAGGAACCAGGCAGTGATGCCGCCCTGCATTTCAACCCCCGCCTGGACGAGTCCACGGTGGTCTTCAACACCCTGGAGCGCGGCACCTGGGGCGCAGAGGAGCGGGGCTCAGGCATTCCCTTCCAGAGAGGGCAGCCCTTCGACGTGCTCCTCATTGCCACCGAAGAAGGCTTCAAG GCGGTGATAGCAGACTCTGAATACCACCACTTCCGGTACCGGATCCCGCCAGGGCGCGTGCGCATGTTGGAGGTGGGCGGGGACCTGCAGCTGGAGTTGGTGAAGATCTTCTGA
- the LGALS4 gene encoding galectin-4, whose protein sequence is MAFVPAPGYQPTYNPTLPYHNPIPGGLRVGMSIYIQGVASEHMKRFFVNFEVGQGQGADVAFHFNPRFDGWDKVVLNSKQNGSWGKEERKMSMPFRKGAAFELVFTVMTEHFKVVVNGTPFHEFKHRIPLQMVTHLHVDGDLMLQSINFIGGQPPSNQMPMPAQAYPMPMSAQAYPSPGQYYQQQSRLPTMEGPPAFNPPVPFNGRLQGGLIARRTIIIKGYIPPTAKSFVINFKVGSSGDVALHINPRMTEGAVVRNSFLNGSWGSEERKVSYNPFGPGQFFDLSVRCGADRFKVYADGQHLFDFSHRLSAFQRVDLVEIHGDVTLSYVQI, encoded by the exons ATGGCCTTTGTCCCTGCACCAGGCTATCAGCCCACCTACAACCCG ACGCTGCCCTACCACAACCCCATCCCAGGAGGTCTCAGAGTTGGAATGTCCATTTACATCCAAGGAGTGGCTAGCGAGCACATGAAGAG GTTCTTTGTGAACTTCGAGGTGGGGCAGGGCCAAGGGGCAGACGTCGCCTTCCACTTCAATCCCCGCTTTGATGGCTGGGATAAGGTGGTCTTGAACTCGAAGCAGAACGGCTCGTGGGGCAAGGAGGAGAGGAAAATGAGCATGCCCTTCCGCAAGGGCGCGGCCTTCGAGCTGGTGTTCACGGTCATGACGGAGCACTTCAAG GTGGTGGTGAATGGGACTCCCTTCCATGAGTTTAAGCACCGGATCCCGCTGCAGATGGTCACCCACCTGCATGTGGATGGCGACCTGATGCTTCAATCAATTAACTTCATTGGAGGCCAGCCTCCCTCAAACCAG ATGCCCATGCCTGCTCAGGCATACCCA ATGCCCATGTCTGCTCAGGCGTACCCA AGTCCCGGACAGTACTATCAACAACAAAGCAGACTGCCT ACCATGGAGGGACCCCCAGCCTTCAACCCG CCCGTGCCATTTAATGGGAGACTGCAAGGGGGGCTCATAGCTCGAAGAACCATCATTATCAAGGGCTACATACCCCCTACAGCCAAGAG CTTTGTCATCAACTTCAAGGTGGGATCCTCTGGGGACGTGGCTCTGCACATTAACCCCCGCATGACCGAGGGCGCTGTGGTTCGGAACAGCTTTCTGAATGGCTCTTGGGGATCTGAGGAGAGGAAGGTCTCCTACAACCCATTTGGTCCTGGACAGTTCTTTGAT CTGTCTGTTCGTTGTGGTGCAGATCGCTTCAAGGTGTATGCCGATGGCCAGCACCTCTTCGACTTCTCCCATCGCCTCTCAGCCTTCCAGAGGGTGGACTTGGTGGAGATCCATGGTGATGTCACCTTGTCCTACGTCCAGATCTGA
- the ECH1 gene encoding delta(3,5)-Delta(2,4)-dienoyl-CoA isomerase, mitochondrial isoform X2, producing MAERGTVSAVSLGLRCPHQAWRPFVPAPIAYSRRLTPPVSGNGGSVCGCSAIRQLAYPACCAPYSGSSKALPTSVSPGLTASSNLGLNLRPMSAFAEEEASKASPEEAPGHSYESLRVTAAQKHVLHVQLNRPEKRNAMNKAFWREMVVCFNKIAEDSDCRVVVISGAGKMFSSGIDLMDMASDLLQPTGDDSARISWHLHSLLTRYQETFSIIEKCPKPVIAAIHGGCIGGGVDLITACDIRYSTRDSFFQVKEVDVGLAADVGTLQRLPKVIGNQSLVNELAYTARKMMADEALESGLVSRLFPDKESMLDAAFTLAAEISSKSPVAVQSTKINLIYSRDHSVMESLNYMKSWNMSMLQTKDIMKSVQAAIEKKDLKTVSFSKL from the exons ATGGCGGAAAGGGGGACCGTCTCCGCGGTCAGCCTAGGGCTTCGATGCCCTCACCAAGCATGGCGGCCTTTTGTGCCCGCCCCCATCGCTTACTCTCGTCGCCTTACACCACCAGTCAGTGGCAATGGCGGCAGCGTTTGCGGCTGTTCGGCGATTCGGCAACTTGCTTATCCCGC GTGCTGTGCCCCGTATTCAGGGTCATCAAAGGCACTTCCTACCTCTGTCTCCCCAGGATTGACAGCCTCCAGCAACCTGGGTCTCAACCTTCGCCCAATGAGTGCCTTTGCAGAAGAGGAAGCCTCCAAAGCGTCCCCAGAAGAAGCCCCAGGCCACAGCTATGAGTCCCTTCGGGTGACAGCTGCCCAGAAACACGTTCTGCATGTGCAACTAAACCGGCCTGAGAAGAGAAATGCCATGAACAAGGCCTTCTGGAG AGAAATGGTGGTATGCTTCAACAAGATTGCAGAAGATTCTGACTGTCGTGTGGTGGTGATCTCTGGTGCAggaaaaatgttcagttcag GTATCGACCTTATGGACATGGCTTCAGACCTCCTTCAGCCCACAGGTGACGACAGTGCCCGCATCAGCTGGCACCTCCATAGCCTCCTCACCAGATACCAAGAGACCTTCAGCATCATCGAGAAG TGCCCTAAGCCGGTGATCGCTGCCATCCATGGAGGCTGCATTGGCGGAG GAGTGGATCTCATCACTGCCTGTGACATCCGATACAGTACCCGGGATTCTTTCTTCCAGGTGAAG GAGGTGGACGTAGGTTTGGCGGCAGATGTGGGAACCCTGCAGCGACTGCCCAAAGTCATCGGGAACCAGAG CCTGGTCAACGAGCTGGCCTACACTGCCCGCAAGATGATGGCTGACGAGGCCCTGGAGAGTGGACTGGTCAG CCGGCTCTTCCCAGACAAGGAGAGCATGCTTGATGCGGCTTTCACCTTGGCAGCTGAGATTTCCAGCAAGAGCCCCGTGGCGGTGCAGAGCACAAAAATCAACCTGATCTACTCCCGCGACCATTCGGTGATGGAGAGCCTCAACTATATG AAATCCTGGAACATGAGCATGCTACAAACAAAAGACATCATGAAGTCTGTCCAGGCCGCAATAGAGAAGAAGGATCTGAAGACCGTCTCCTTCTCTAAGCTCTGA
- the ECH1 gene encoding delta(3,5)-Delta(2,4)-dienoyl-CoA isomerase, mitochondrial isoform X1, producing the protein MAAAFAAVRRFGNLLIPRLTASSNLGLNLRPMSAFAEEEASKASPEEAPGHSYESLRVTAAQKHVLHVQLNRPEKRNAMNKAFWREMVVCFNKIAEDSDCRVVVISGAGKMFSSGIDLMDMASDLLQPTGDDSARISWHLHSLLTRYQETFSIIEKCPKPVIAAIHGGCIGGGVDLITACDIRYSTRDSFFQVKEVDVGLAADVGTLQRLPKVIGNQSLVNELAYTARKMMADEALESGLVSRLFPDKESMLDAAFTLAAEISSKSPVAVQSTKINLIYSRDHSVMESLNYMKSWNMSMLQTKDIMKSVQAAIEKKDLKTVSFSKL; encoded by the exons ATGGCGGCAGCGTTTGCGGCTGTTCGGCGATTCGGCAACTTGCTTATCCCGC GATTGACAGCCTCCAGCAACCTGGGTCTCAACCTTCGCCCAATGAGTGCCTTTGCAGAAGAGGAAGCCTCCAAAGCGTCCCCAGAAGAAGCCCCAGGCCACAGCTATGAGTCCCTTCGGGTGACAGCTGCCCAGAAACACGTTCTGCATGTGCAACTAAACCGGCCTGAGAAGAGAAATGCCATGAACAAGGCCTTCTGGAG AGAAATGGTGGTATGCTTCAACAAGATTGCAGAAGATTCTGACTGTCGTGTGGTGGTGATCTCTGGTGCAggaaaaatgttcagttcag GTATCGACCTTATGGACATGGCTTCAGACCTCCTTCAGCCCACAGGTGACGACAGTGCCCGCATCAGCTGGCACCTCCATAGCCTCCTCACCAGATACCAAGAGACCTTCAGCATCATCGAGAAG TGCCCTAAGCCGGTGATCGCTGCCATCCATGGAGGCTGCATTGGCGGAG GAGTGGATCTCATCACTGCCTGTGACATCCGATACAGTACCCGGGATTCTTTCTTCCAGGTGAAG GAGGTGGACGTAGGTTTGGCGGCAGATGTGGGAACCCTGCAGCGACTGCCCAAAGTCATCGGGAACCAGAG CCTGGTCAACGAGCTGGCCTACACTGCCCGCAAGATGATGGCTGACGAGGCCCTGGAGAGTGGACTGGTCAG CCGGCTCTTCCCAGACAAGGAGAGCATGCTTGATGCGGCTTTCACCTTGGCAGCTGAGATTTCCAGCAAGAGCCCCGTGGCGGTGCAGAGCACAAAAATCAACCTGATCTACTCCCGCGACCATTCGGTGATGGAGAGCCTCAACTATATG AAATCCTGGAACATGAGCATGCTACAAACAAAAGACATCATGAAGTCTGTCCAGGCCGCAATAGAGAAGAAGGATCTGAAGACCGTCTCCTTCTCTAAGCTCTGA